Genomic segment of Apium graveolens cultivar Ventura chromosome 7, ASM990537v1, whole genome shotgun sequence:
CAAAACTGATATAccacacatatatacacacatatataccACACATATACACAGATACAGAGCTGTAATACACATCTCAACTACTATATCAACACAGATTGGCGACCAAGACGGAACCAAAAAAATGGAACGCCGGAAAACAGCTACCGACGACGactctctttcttttctctccATCTTATATTTTAATTACGATTTATGCCCTTCCTGCACCCCCGCGAATCAAAACAGTAAATTACGCGGACACGCTACGTGGCGCATCCCGTACGTATTAGGCCGCAACCCCGCCGCACCCCTGCACCCGAACGTATCCGGTGCGTAGTACGCTGGGTAGGTGCCGCACCCCTGCTTTCTAGAATGTAATTAATTGACTTCAGAAAAGACAGAGAATGCGGAAGTAGGGTCAGCCGGTGAGGGAGAGAAAGGAATATGATTGAGTTGTTTTGAAAGAATTTGGGATACAAGTCATAATTATTATCATCAGGGCTACTTGTCATTGTGTATGATCTTTTGCTAATGCCATTTTTTAATCTAAAAGAGCCTCCTGTTTTCCTTGTATCAGGTTCGTGATAGAGCTACACTCTATCTCAACACACTTGGAGGTGATGGAGCGGTTGTTGAAACTGATAAAGATGTGAAGGAATTTCTCTTTGGGTCACTTGATATCCCGCTGGTTAACTTGGAAACAAGTTTAAAGAACTATGTGCGTTTTCTTGATGCACTCTCACTTCAGATCCTtgtgaatttttttataaataaccAGAGTTGTTTTCTGGTATTACAGGAACCTTCTGAAGAACCTTTTGATATTAATTCTGTACCCAAGGAAGTTAAATCTCAGCAACTTGCCGAGAAAAAAGCAGCAGGCAAAAAGCCCTCTGGTCTGGGTGCTCCTCCTGCTGCTCCAGCATCCACAGTCGATACTTATGAAAAGCTACTATCCTCTATCCCAGAGTTCTCAAACTTCGGGAAGCTTTTCAAGGTTTTTTCTAAAGATATTTTTCACCTGTAAATTTCCTATCATAATTTATTTGGGTAATTCTTATTTACCTTTCATCATAATCTCTAGTCCTCAGCACCAGTGGAGCTTACAGAAGCAGAAACGGAATATGCAGTTAATGTAGTCAAGCACATCTTTGATGGGCATGTTGTGTTTCAATACAATTGCACAAATACAATTCCTGAGCAGTTATTGGAAGATGTAAATATCTACTGTAAATTTTTTGTCAAGTTGGTTTAAATTTTAGTATATGCTGACACGTATAGTGTGTTGTCAGGTTTCAGTTATCGTGGATGCTTCAGAAGCTGAAGAATTTTCAGAAGTAGCTGTCAAGCCTTTAAGATCCCTTCCATATGATTCACCAGGACAGACATTCGTGGCTTTTGAGAAACCTGAAGGCGTCACTGCTGTTGGAAAGTTTTTGAATGTCTTGAGATTTATTGTGAAAGAGGTACCTGAAATTACGATGTACAAATAATGGTTATTTTttgtttttatattatttttagtcattGAAGCAGCTTTTATATTTTCGCAACATTTGTAGGAATGTATCTTATATGTTTATCATCATGTTTGATTTGTCTATACTCGTAATTGTTGGGATTCGTTTTAGAATAAGAGACTGCATTGCAAATGTTTCGAACTTAATGGGAATATATGTAGTTGTATATTTGATATTGTAGTACTGATGGTTTTCTATCATTTCCAAGTGTCTGTTCTTTGTGATGTTTGGGTTCTCTAGAGAAACTTCAAAGGGGGTTTGATAAGCATACGTTTGAAACACAATGTTTGTACCTGAGAGTGTTCACAACTGTATACTTCCAAAATAAGATACATACTTGGGTTGCTTATGACCTACGCACTCTCCCCATCTCTTTTTCTTAATCATATGGCATCATCAGGTTGATCCCACTTCTGGTGAAGCTGAGGATGGTGGTGTAGAAGATGAGTACCAGTTGGAAGACCTTGAAGTTGTTGCAGCAGATTACATACTAAAATTGGGGGTTTCAAATTTCAGAAATGCCTGGGAAAGCATGGACCCGGATACTGAGCGAGTAGACGAGTATGGTCTTGGTCCCAGAGAAAGCTTGGCGGAGGCTGTTGGTGTTGTAATCAACCTTCTCGGTTTACAGCCTTGTGAGGTATTTCATTCTACTAAGTTATGCTTTGTACTTTATTGGTGTATCCGTGATTCTGTATGTTGTCACCGTTCATATTTATGGAATCTTTCTTGGATTTGCTTCGGAGGAGAACCTAATTTGTGCTCACTTCAGTTTATTTCATTATGTTATCACTGAACCATTTCTAAGTTTTGGACTCACCTCGTTCTCCTCAAATACTTGAAGAAAAACATTAACTTCATTTTCAGAACACCGAACCCCCATAGAAAAGATGGAAATTTTTTAGGGGTATTGACGTATTATATGCCTTGCTTCGTACGTTTTTTTTCTGCATGGGTAATGCATGATTTCTTCTCATTTTTCCTTTCCTTCACAGGGTACTGAAGTTGTCCCCAACAATGCTAGATCGCACACATGTTTGTTATCTGGAGTCTATATCGGAAATGTGAAGGTGCTAGTTAGATTGTCATTTGGAATTGATGGCCGCAAAGAGGTAGCAATGAAGCTTGCTGTTAGATCTGATGATATATCTGTCAGCGATGCTATTCATGAAATAGTGGCAAGCGGTTAGCTAGTCGGTTTTCTGATCAATGTTTCATATTTCCTATGCCAAAATTTGGTTGGAGGCAATGGACTGCAAATAGATCCTCTTTCTATGTAAAATAAACCAGTCAGTTCCAGTAGTAGATATGCTTGCTAGGGTCATCTTTACTTTATGATATAATGTTTGTGGAAGGCACTTTGTTTGGAGGGTACAGCCGCAAGTGCTCTGAGGATTTTAACTAGTTTATAAATGGCAGAGTATTTGAAAAGAGATCTAAATCTCTGGAGGATGGGTTCATTTTACCTTTAAATATAGAAATAATGTGTTGTGCAAGTAATTCTTCAGAGAACAAAAGTCTAGTTAACTAGTTAAAAATACTTGGAATGATTTGAGTTTTGTTATGTGTAATGGACAAAAGCCTACTACTATTATCATCAACAAATTATTATGTATTTGAGTTTCTTGAACCATTACTGAGCTTTTCTGAAATCTAGCAAAATcagatttattattattattatttttttttaattttagtgaGAGTGTGGATGATTGGTGTTGTGCTGCTTTAGCTAAAATTTCAGCTAGAGGCATGGTACTAAAAGTCACGGCTGAAAAGAAAAGCTTCATTTCCACTTGGTATAAAATCTGTTATCACTCCATAACAACATTCTATTCAACTTGAGTTTAACATTTCTGTCCTTTAAATGATAATGCCTGGGTGCTATTCTCCGACTTAAACTGAAAGCGAAATACTGAGGAAAATCTGTCACTTCTTGGATAGTCCTGTTCATCTCCTTGAATAAAAACTCAAACTTTGGCCTCAAATTGTTGTGAATGCTATAACCGAATATAGCTGGAAATCTAGCACAAACTCTAGCTGATTCTTTGTGGGAAAAGCCAACACTTTGCAAGAATGTAACCTTGTCCTCAAGCTTGTCAACCCGAGTGTTCAATAGATGAGCATTCAAAGTAGTTGGAGAATTCAACTTGTCAAGGCCTAAGGTTGTAAGATAAACTAGTGTTGGCTGTAGACAAAACTCGACGTTGGATTCAAGAATAGCAGGGCAACGGAGAATTAAAAAACATGATTCTTGGACAGATGCACGTAAATCAGAGTATAAAAAATCAAACACAGGCTGGATCTGAGTAGGATGAAAATTGGAGGAGAAAAGCATAGGACAGAGGAAAGCAAGTCTAGGGAAATCAGGTTCAGAAAAGCCCCTGGATTTGAGGAAATCTACGGTTGAGAGGATATGGGCTATGGTTTCGGGAGATGGGTTTCTGTGGGTTGTTGTTTCCGGCTTGATAATGCCAATGCTTTTGAGGTACCTCAGGTTTTGTTGGTGTGATGTACGGAACT
This window contains:
- the LOC141670681 gene encoding transcription termination factor MTEF1, chloroplastic, producing MILQSYHIPRICSSSSSITNHACDISVKKGDSFLKFRTSHQQNLRYLKSIGIIKPETTTHRNPSPETIAHILSTVDFLKSRGFSEPDFPRLAFLCPMLFSSNFHPTQIQPVFDFLYSDLRASVQESCFLILRCPAILESNVEFCLQPTLVYLTTLGLDKLNSPTTLNAHLLNTRVDKLEDKVTFLQSVGFSHKESARVCARFPAIFGYSIHNNLRPKFEFLFKEMNRTIQEVTDFPQYFAFSLSRRIAPRHYHLKDRNVKLKLNRMLLWSDNRFYTKWK